The segment CATGAAGCCATGCAGTACATGTTACAATGCATGGAATTGCTCTGGGTGAAATAAGCTGTTCTGCAGAAACTATTGAAGCACATTAAGGTTTCATAGAAGAGATTTAAACAAAGAATGATATAAGGTTAAATCTCACCCTTTGAAGCACCTCTTGCAATACAGCTCAGCTTTTAAGAGTAAGGAGTTTCCCATGAATAACAGTTTGCTTTTCTGGGGGTCCTAGAATATAGCTCGAGATGCCACAGTTTCAGTCATGCACTTCCCACACTGAagccaaaaacccaaacacagcaCTACTCCAGAGTCCTGAGAGATAGCCATGGATTCTGGGGCTAAGGGATACAGTGAAAAATTGCACAGACACCAAGAACAGTGCAGCACTGGCTAGGAGAAGCAGCATTACTCTCCAAGAAAGTGTCATCCTGCAGCCAGGTTAGTGCTTCACAGAATTTGACTGCCGTGGAAAAAACAAAGTATTGTAGCTGtggaatgaagaaaaaacccaaaaccactgTCCAGAGTACGAGAGTGAACATCCACAGcaatacagcaaaataaatgggAACTTCAGAAAAAGACAGAGACATTAAAACTACTCCCGATGAAAAATCACTGTCTATTAAAACAATGCTTGCATAAAAGAACTGTGGTATGGGGCCAAAATTGAGGATATAGTTATTGAAGAATACTTTAGGACCACTTTTAAGTGCTATAAACCAACTAAACCCAAGCACACTTTCATTTTCTAGACACATTTGAAGACGGCTGAGTGAGAGTCTCAAGCACATACTCACTTGTCAGATTTGCCTTTGCCCACCTTAGCAAGGACAGAGCAGATGTGGGCAGTACAGGTCAGACCCACCCCAAGTTCTGCCTGAGCCCCTCTGGCCACACTTGCTGCTGACAATGCTGACCCCTtacaggctgcagccaggcttaTTTGGTGCTTGGTTTGTGTACTCTTCTGATCAATGAGAAGGAACCCTCCCATGACCTGGACATGGTGATATTTTCTTGGCTGGAATGCAATTTCTCATATAAAAGGCAGAcctggttgttttgtttttgtttttttttttttttttcccctaaaatttGCCTTACACAGGTTCCTCACAGCTGAGCACTATGATGCCAACAGCAGCAATACAGAAAACCACTCTGGGACAGAGCAACAGAAAAAGCTGCCTCTAGACTTGCCAGAGTATAACAGAGCACCCTCAGTGCAATGCCTGGTGAGTGAAGTGGAGCTGGCAGGCTGACCCATAAACATTCTGCGTTTACCTTTCAATGGAGTCAATACTGAAACAGAACAAATCTCTCTTGTAGTCAGGATGCCTTGAGGTACACCTGTAGATGCTGCCAAGTGTCCTTGAGCGGCCAGAGCAGAATAAGGTTTCTACCATGCTGTAAGCAAGAAATGACATTtatccagaagaaaataaaaggaagcacctctccccatccctcttctaaaaaaaaaataaaaaatcaggcATTAGAATCCTTTAAGCATTCATTCTTGCTTTACACAGTATAAATTATAAGCACTCATCTATCAGCCTGAATTTGCAACAGCTTCTCAGGCTGACTGGCCTCAGCGAGACCATCAGAATAACTAAACtgtggaagggaccttacagcTCATCTCATTTCACCCCCTGGGGTGGGaaaggacaccttccactgtcccatgatgctccagccccaatgcccagcctggccttgcacacttccggggatccaggggcagccacagcttctctggacaccctgcGCCAGAGCCTCcacaccctcccagggaacaatttcttcctgatatttAATTTAAACCTGTTTTCCTTCAACCTAAGGCCAGTCTCCCTGTCTGTCACATGTCCCTGGGAGAAATCCCTCTACCTTAGGCAATAAACAGAACCTACAGACCATCCCAATTAAGTGTTCTAGGGGCTCCCGGGGGTACACGAGCGCTCCGGGCCCTTTACCCGGCCTATCCTCAGCGCCTTCCCCGGAAACCCCCGACTGCCCCGGCACTGTGACCGGCCGGGACCGGCGCTCACCATCCGCACTCGCTGGGGAGCTCGCAGACCTTCCGCTCCGGGTCCACGGCGACGCTGCGGCCGCAGccggagggagggagggatggcgGCAGTGACCGCGGGGACCCGCCGGGTGGCAGGGCCGGCACTCACTGcgcagcaggaggcagcagctctcctcgTATTTGAACGCCCAGCTCGAGGTGTTCCCACGGGCCGCCTGCAGCCGGTGCACACGAATACCGTgggccgcgcccgcccgccgctctcctgctgctgctgctcggcccggccgccccctggctccagcagcgAGAGCGAGCGCTCCAGCTCCGGGCACAGCGCCAACGCGTCCCGCCCGCCCGCCGAGGGAGCAGCAGCGGCTCCAACAACGCCTTCGAATCGCCCGCCGAGGGAGCGGCAGAGACGCCGAACACCGCCCCGGAACCGCTCCTGGGGCCTGCCCCGGACCGCCCGCCCGCCAAGGGTCACCTCGGAATCGCTCCCGCACCGCCCTTGGGGCCTTTGGACGTCGTGAGGTCACGGAACCAAAGTGAAAGGTGTGCTTATTCCAGTACGCCCTTATATATGAAGCGTTTTATCAAGTGTCACCTCATTAAGAGAATGtcctgagctggcagagccccaCAAGGGCCATCCGgtccaacccctggccctgcacagacatgTTAAGAATAAGTTAAAGTTCTGGGGTGGGCTTGGGGTTTGTTGACTAATAATTCGTAAACTGAAGTTTAAGTAATGGTTTGTAAGATGTTGATAAGTTATGTGTTTAATGTTGTTGGGGAGTTGCAGTGAGGGGGCAGGTTCAGAGAGTAGCCTATCGTTGTAGAGTGGGTGTTGTAATGGGGGTGGCTCTGTTGGGAGGGAGGGCCGATGGACGGTTAATTGACAGGTCTGGCTAGAACCTTCTGGAAAAGTGATGTCATCTAGTGAGCGCACCAGCCTGATCAGAGATTTGACGGTCCTCCAACCTATCGGGGCCTCCAGCGAAGAAGGGACCAATCTTCAAAGAGATCGAAGAATGACGTCACCTGCCCTATAAAAGGACAGTTCGGGGCTCCGAGCCCCGCCTTCCGACGGTGCCTGTCACCCGAGTGAACGCCACGTGTCTCATTGTAGTCTTTTTGTTACTTTCTGGCTTGCCGTGTGGGACTCTGGCTTATCTGGAGTCCCCGCCCTCAGTTGTGGTTTTTTAATAAACGAGCTAGTCTTCCGGAGGAGACTCTGGCCTCGTTTGTaacagacaccccaacaatcccaccctaggcagccctggcagaggtatccaaacgctcctggagctctgtgagGCCCTACGCgttccctgggcagtgctcagcacaCTCCgtgggaagaacctttccctggTATCCAACGTGAACCGCTCCGGACACAGCTCCAGGCGTTCCCCAAGTCCTGTCGCTGTTCCAGGGAGCGGAGACCAGAGCTGCCTCTcgggaggagctgcagccctggcaagCTCTGACCTCAGCCTCCTCCGGGCCGAACGGGCCAAGTGCCTTTGGCCACGCCCGGTGTGGCCTCTCCAGaccccagcccttcccacccGGATACATTCAGCCCAAGTGTTTTCCGGTCCAGCTGTGTTCAGGAGCGCCCAGGAACGGTGCGCAGCTCTGAGAGAAGGGTTTGTGACTCAACTGGCACTTGTCCACCCTGTCCCTCGGTTATAGGACACCCACCTCAGTTGAAAACATGCTGAGGAATAATACGAGCGTCCAGTACGAAGCGAGGATAGCATTTTCGGGGCCGTTCATACATCTCTCGCGAGTCAGGCGGGAACGGGGTGCAgctcccttcctcctctttaGAGCAGCCGCTTACAAGAAAGAGATCAGTTGTAGGCTTTCTTGCTGGTAAGATTTGCTGTGTGTTGTCTGCGGTGTTTCTGTTGGCCAGTTGGTGTTAGGGTTTCTGTTAGTAATGGTTTTTCCACCATCAAAAACTTCAAAAACTGTGGTTAGTAGAAGTGTATGTaaacatccctgctctgggacaaCTCTAGTACCAAATCTCGTAAATCAAATCAAGGAAGGGAAGAATTCCATCTAATATTGTTTGTATTGTTCTTTTGAAGTCTTTTGGATAACTGTGAGAATACTCAAAATAGGTAAATTAATGTAACTTAGGTAAGTACCTGAACCTTGAatcagcttttttctttctgtgtttctcacAATGTCCTTTATGTAT is part of the Oenanthe melanoleuca isolate GR-GAL-2019-014 chromosome 13, OMel1.0, whole genome shotgun sequence genome and harbors:
- the LOC130258911 gene encoding uncharacterized protein LOC130258911; protein product: MYPGGKGWGLERPHRAWPKALGPFGPEEAEVRACQGCSSSREAALVSAPWNSDRTWGTPGAVSGAVHVGYQGKVLPTECAEHCPGNAPQGRCGSDSEVTLGGRAVRGRPQERFRGGVRRLCRSLGGRFEGVVGAAAAPSAGGRDALALCPELERSLSLLEPGGGRAEQQQQESGGRARPTVFVCTGCRRPVGTPRAGRSNTRRAAASCCAVSAGPATRRVPAVTAAIPPSLRLRPQRRRGPGAEGLRAPQRVRMHGRNLILLWPLKDTWQHLQVYLKAS